A genome region from Clostridium pasteurianum includes the following:
- a CDS encoding cupin domain-containing protein: MYNNHRTYVCPFFDNTSGYDEDGMNNGYRTYGCPYFYTPNIHFEDNSRMACPPNCPQMQNCNKGPIVLKDYGPQPFVVNINEASIQNRNYRTALWTGKYLQVTLMSIDVGDDIGLELHPDVDQFLRIEQGQGMVRMGRSKNNLSFQARVQDDCAIMVPAGTWHNLINTGNRPLKLYSIYAPPHHPQGTVQKTKPSE, encoded by the coding sequence ATGTATAATAATCATAGGACATATGTGTGCCCTTTTTTTGACAATACATCAGGCTATGATGAAGATGGTATGAATAATGGTTATAGAACTTATGGATGTCCATATTTTTATACCCCTAATATTCATTTTGAGGACAATTCAAGAATGGCTTGTCCGCCTAATTGTCCACAAATGCAAAATTGTAATAAGGGACCAATTGTATTAAAAGATTACGGACCACAACCTTTTGTTGTTAACATTAATGAAGCTTCTATACAAAATAGAAATTATCGTACTGCTCTATGGACAGGAAAGTATTTGCAGGTAACTTTGATGAGCATTGATGTTGGTGATGATATAGGATTAGAGCTTCATCCAGATGTTGATCAGTTCTTACGTATTGAACAAGGTCAAGGTATGGTTAGAATGGGAAGAAGCAAGAATAACTTAAGTTTCCAAGCAAGGGTTCAAGATGATTGCGCAATTATGGTTCCTGCGGGTACATGGCATAATTTAATTAATACAGGAAACAGACCTCTAAAATTATATTCTATTTATGCACCACCTCATCATCCACAGGGCACAGTTCAAAAAACTAAACCATCTGAGTAA
- a CDS encoding class I SAM-dependent methyltransferase, whose protein sequence is MQQKLKGIPETLLIPLWARAKETESSNSIINDYKAVEMMTDIDYDFSKFDNTWISQTGVAVRTELLDKGTKTFINKHPNAVVINIGCGLDTRFSRLDNNKINWYDLDLPEPIRIRKQFFDETERYKMISKSVFDYSWINEIDISKRPVLIIAEGILMYFTEQEIKSLFNELVKAFKDAEVLFEMMPPSVTKMSKHHDTASKLGVKFNWGITSGKEMESYNSKIRFIEEWNYFDYHRNRWHWLRLPSLIPAFKNRFNDRIVHLKFSK, encoded by the coding sequence ATGCAGCAAAAATTAAAGGGCATACCAGAAACTTTACTTATTCCATTATGGGCAAGAGCAAAAGAAACAGAAAGCTCAAATTCTATAATAAATGATTATAAAGCAGTAGAAATGATGACTGACATAGATTATGATTTTTCAAAATTCGATAATACCTGGATATCACAAACAGGTGTCGCTGTACGAACTGAACTTTTGGATAAGGGCACTAAAACCTTTATTAATAAGCATCCCAATGCTGTAGTAATAAATATTGGCTGTGGTCTAGATACTAGGTTTTCCAGGCTGGATAATAACAAAATTAATTGGTACGACTTAGATTTACCTGAACCAATTAGAATAAGGAAACAATTCTTCGATGAAACAGAAAGATACAAAATGATTTCCAAATCCGTTTTTGATTACTCCTGGATTAATGAAATAGACATATCTAAGAGACCCGTCTTAATTATAGCCGAAGGAATATTAATGTACTTTACAGAGCAAGAAATAAAAAGCTTATTTAATGAACTTGTTAAAGCCTTTAAAGATGCAGAGGTACTTTTTGAAATGATGCCCCCTTCCGTTACCAAAATGAGCAAACATCATGATACTGCAAGCAAACTTGGAGTTAAATTTAACTGGGGTATAACGAGTGGAAAAGAAATGGAAAGTTATAATAGTAAAATTAGATTTATTGAAGAATGGAATTATTTTGATTATCATAGAAACAGGTGGCACTGGCTTCGTCTTCCTTCACTAATTCCAGCATTTAAAAATCGTTTTAATGATAGGATTGTACATTTGAAATTTTCTAAATGA
- a CDS encoding GntR family transcriptional regulator produces the protein MKIDLDDDKPIYLQIADGIEDDILNGLIKEDGQVMSTNQFASLYGINPATAGKGLNLLVSEGILFKKRGIGMFVKEGAEKQIKEKRKKSFFNDYVVSMVKEAKRLDIPVKDIIEMLKDNE, from the coding sequence TTGAAGATAGATCTAGATGATGATAAGCCAATATACCTCCAAATAGCAGATGGAATTGAAGATGATATACTAAATGGCTTGATAAAGGAAGATGGTCAAGTGATGTCCACAAATCAGTTTGCATCTTTATATGGAATAAATCCAGCTACAGCAGGAAAGGGATTAAACTTGCTGGTAAGTGAAGGAATACTATTTAAAAAGAGAGGTATAGGTATGTTTGTAAAAGAGGGTGCTGAAAAACAAATAAAAGAAAAAAGGAAAAAGTCATTTTTTAATGATTATGTAGTTTCAATGGTTAAAGAGGCTAAAAGACTGGACATTCCTGTGAAAGATATTATAGAAATGCTTAAAGATAATGAATGA
- a CDS encoding ATP-binding cassette domain-containing protein — MAFALEVENLNKEFHAVKAVDDLSIKLEENKIYGLLGRNGAGKTTFLKLIVSQYVKDSGSIKAFGEETFENENALSKICFVNDEEMFSPYLKVKDIFKMAKLFYKNWDENYKEILLSKFELHENQKYGELSKGNRACVGIILALSSRAEITIYDESYSGLDEVAREIFYDELLKDYSENPRTIIFSTHFISEVNKIFESVIMIDKGKVKLFEDCDELREKSIMLMGEKDKLEEYLKKVNVIHKEEIGGILRAAVFEKLTKDEKNKLKDMGIEVNYLPMEKLFVYMTKGGN, encoded by the coding sequence ATGGCGTTTGCACTTGAGGTAGAGAATTTAAATAAAGAATTTCATGCTGTAAAAGCAGTAGATGATTTAAGTATAAAGCTTGAAGAAAATAAGATATATGGACTTTTAGGTAGAAATGGAGCTGGAAAAACTACTTTTTTAAAGCTTATAGTGAGTCAATATGTTAAGGATTCTGGAAGTATTAAAGCATTCGGAGAAGAAACTTTTGAAAATGAAAATGCACTTTCAAAAATATGTTTTGTAAATGACGAAGAAATGTTTTCGCCATATTTAAAGGTTAAGGACATATTTAAAATGGCAAAATTATTTTATAAAAATTGGGATGAAAATTATAAAGAAATTTTATTAAGCAAATTTGAGTTACATGAAAATCAAAAATATGGTGAACTGTCAAAGGGCAATAGAGCATGTGTTGGAATAATTTTAGCTCTTTCAAGCAGAGCAGAAATAACTATATATGATGAGTCTTATTCAGGACTAGATGAAGTTGCAAGAGAAATATTTTACGATGAGCTTTTAAAAGATTATTCTGAAAATCCAAGAACAATAATATTTTCTACGCATTTTATTTCTGAAGTTAATAAGATATTTGAATCAGTCATTATGATAGATAAGGGAAAAGTAAAGCTATTTGAAGATTGCGATGAATTAAGGGAAAAATCTATAATGCTCATGGGTGAAAAAGATAAGTTAGAAGAGTACTTAAAGAAAGTAAATGTAATTCATAAGGAAGAAATAGGAGGAATTTTAAGAGCAGCTGTTTTTGAAAAATTGACTAAGGACGAAAAAAATAAACTTAAGGATATGGGAATTGAAGTGAACTACTTACCAATGGAAAAGTTATTTGTTTATATGACCAAAGGAGGAAATTAA
- a CDS encoding ABC transporter ATP-binding protein yields MIEVSKLTKKFKDITAVDNISFDVKGGEIVGLLGENGAGKTTTLRMLATMLKITSGEALINGYDVVKEPEKVRGEIGILFGGEVGIYDRLTARENIMYFAELNGMSDDEAKRSIDSLTKSLEMEEYIDKRVGKFSRGMKQKVSIARSIVHNPSVVLFDEPTTGLDVSAARIVQDFILHCKNEGKAVVFSSHSMAEVEKLCDRVIIIHKGKIVEEGTIDSLKKKHNNDNLEEVFLDLIK; encoded by the coding sequence ATGATAGAAGTTAGTAAACTTACAAAAAAGTTTAAAGATATAACAGCTGTTGATAATATTAGCTTTGATGTAAAAGGTGGAGAAATTGTTGGACTCTTGGGCGAAAATGGAGCGGGAAAAACAACTACTCTTAGAATGCTTGCAACAATGCTTAAGATTACATCTGGAGAGGCACTTATAAATGGATATGATGTTGTGAAGGAGCCAGAAAAGGTTAGAGGAGAAATAGGAATTTTATTTGGCGGTGAAGTTGGAATTTACGATAGACTTACGGCAAGGGAAAATATAATGTACTTTGCAGAACTGAATGGCATGTCAGATGATGAAGCAAAAAGAAGCATAGATAGTTTAACAAAAAGTCTTGAAATGGAAGAATATATTGACAAAAGAGTTGGAAAGTTTTCAAGAGGAATGAAGCAGAAGGTTTCTATTGCGAGATCTATAGTTCACAATCCGTCAGTAGTACTTTTCGATGAACCAACTACAGGTCTTGATGTAAGTGCTGCTAGAATTGTTCAGGATTTTATATTGCATTGTAAGAATGAGGGGAAGGCAGTAGTTTTTTCGAGTCATAGTATGGCAGAAGTGGAAAAGCTCTGCGACAGGGTTATTATAATTCATAAAGGGAAGATAGTAGAGGAAGGAACTATTGATTCACTTAAGAAAAAGCATAATAATGATAATCTTGAAGAAGTATTTTTAGATTTAATAAAGTAA
- a CDS encoding ABC transporter permease, giving the protein MKNTTMIVLKKEIKDIFRDRKTIIFSVLMPIILLPLISFFISSVANKSENKVKNNVKIAIVDEGNSSLGSYLKKQKNIKIVKSNNIKSDVKDGKILVALDIPKDFDEYLSLGKNTKVTLTYDNSSTDATTAYNIVNSYINVYSKQIVAARLAKKNINPEVLNPIKVNLDVTQKDNGAGALMVTMLVPLLLMIYSATGVLGPSVDLGAGEKERGTLEPLLTTKANRLSILWGKVLAISAVGIIISLASLLGLYITMQQKDGMFGNGSGFNLGLDTILLVMILPIMTTIVFGAVELAISVYARSFKEAQTYLSPVTIVAMVLVYLVMMKDPKNIELVYFNIPITNATCLIKEFLVGIHNYTHIALTFGWMVLYMVAALFFARYMFSKEEVIFRS; this is encoded by the coding sequence ATGAAAAATACTACAATGATAGTTTTAAAAAAAGAAATTAAAGATATATTTAGAGATAGAAAAACGATTATATTCAGTGTACTTATGCCTATAATCTTATTGCCATTAATATCATTTTTTATATCTAGTGTTGCAAATAAAAGTGAAAACAAGGTAAAAAATAATGTAAAAATTGCTATAGTTGATGAGGGAAATAGTTCTCTTGGAAGTTATCTAAAAAAACAAAAAAATATAAAAATTGTGAAATCTAATAATATAAAAAGTGATGTAAAAGACGGAAAAATATTAGTTGCTTTAGACATTCCAAAAGATTTTGATGAATATTTAAGCTTAGGTAAAAATACTAAAGTTACATTAACCTATGATAATTCAAGTACGGATGCAACGACAGCATACAACATTGTAAATTCTTACATTAATGTATATTCAAAACAGATTGTTGCAGCAAGACTTGCTAAAAAGAATATAAATCCTGAGGTACTTAATCCTATTAAAGTTAATCTTGATGTTACACAAAAAGATAATGGTGCGGGAGCATTAATGGTTACTATGCTGGTACCGCTCTTATTGATGATTTATAGTGCTACTGGTGTTCTTGGACCTTCTGTTGATTTGGGAGCTGGAGAGAAGGAGAGGGGAACATTAGAACCGCTTCTTACGACTAAAGCAAATAGGCTTTCTATATTGTGGGGAAAGGTCCTGGCAATAAGTGCTGTTGGAATAATAATATCGCTGGCATCACTTCTTGGGCTCTATATAACCATGCAGCAGAAAGATGGAATGTTTGGAAACGGCAGCGGTTTTAATTTAGGATTAGATACTATACTTTTGGTAATGATTTTACCAATTATGACTACCATAGTTTTTGGAGCTGTAGAACTTGCTATAAGTGTTTATGCAAGATCTTTTAAGGAAGCTCAAACTTATCTTAGCCCTGTGACAATTGTGGCAATGGTACTTGTATATCTTGTAATGATGAAGGACCCTAAAAATATAGAATTGGTTTATTTTAATATACCAATAACAAATGCAACGTGTCTTATAAAAGAATTTTTGGTTGGTATACACAACTATACTCATATTGCTTTAACCTTTGGTTGGATGGTATTATATATGGTAGCGGCACTCTTTTTTGCAAGGTACATGTTCAGCAAAGAGGAGGTTATATTTAGATCGTAA
- a CDS encoding AEC family transporter codes for MVLFKAIESILTVIIMICVGYYLTSKKWFDNKFSKTLAKLVTCVALPALMFSEIMGNFTKQKLIELSKGLIAPIMSIIICYVISVIMSKMLSIERKRRGTFQSMFFNSNTIFIGLPVNMALFGTKSISYVLLYYIANTTFFWTLGVFCISKDSPKPAEKILSIDTVKRIVSPPLLGFIFAVIFVLINIRLPKFMMDVCNYFGNLTTPLSMIFIGISIYSVKLRNIKLDKDMIGVILGRFVVSPLVMFLIIFHMNLPVLMKEVFIMQSAMPVMTNAPIIAKAYDADSEYAAVMVTLTTILSMITIPIFMALF; via the coding sequence ATGGTACTATTCAAAGCAATAGAAAGTATTTTAACAGTTATAATAATGATATGTGTAGGATATTATTTAACCTCAAAAAAGTGGTTTGATAATAAGTTCTCAAAAACTTTGGCCAAGCTTGTTACATGTGTTGCACTGCCTGCACTTATGTTTTCAGAGATAATGGGTAATTTTACAAAGCAAAAATTAATAGAGTTATCAAAAGGATTAATTGCACCAATAATGTCTATTATAATTTGCTATGTGATTTCGGTTATTATGTCAAAGATGCTTAGTATTGAAAGAAAAAGACGTGGCACTTTTCAGTCAATGTTTTTTAACTCAAATACTATATTTATAGGGCTTCCTGTTAATATGGCACTGTTTGGCACTAAGAGTATATCCTATGTTTTGCTTTACTATATAGCAAATACTACATTTTTTTGGACACTTGGAGTATTTTGTATAAGTAAGGATTCTCCAAAGCCTGCAGAAAAGATATTAAGTATAGATACAGTAAAGAGAATTGTGTCACCACCACTTTTAGGGTTTATATTTGCTGTTATTTTTGTACTAATTAATATTAGATTGCCTAAATTTATGATGGATGTTTGCAATTATTTTGGCAATTTGACTACACCACTTTCTATGATTTTCATTGGAATAAGCATATATTCTGTTAAGTTAAGGAATATAAAACTTGATAAAGATATGATAGGTGTCATACTTGGAAGGTTTGTAGTTTCACCCCTTGTAATGTTTCTTATTATCTTTCATATGAATTTGCCAGTTCTTATGAAAGAGGTTTTTATAATGCAGTCGGCTATGCCTGTCATGACAAATGCACCTATAATAGCCAAGGCTTATGATGCAGACAGTGAATATGCAGCTGTGATGGTTACATTAACTACAATTTTATCTATGATTACGATACCTATTTTTATGGCTCTATTTTAA
- a CDS encoding S8 family serine peptidase, translated as MLSLKNKIDPNLDVMFSKNNYKNLRVILHCKKFQDRILSKLKSYKSTVFYSIEAANCICADVSSTSIKRLIEYPEVDYVTLDDLCFICASPSYSTYPSTLKNNTNFSGKGICIGIVDTGVYPHYDLKYPMPKIDGFVDLINNLNYPYDDNGHGTFISGLICGSGRSSKDELKGIAYNSNLYMIKAFEKTGKTYVSSVLKALEILISESSEHNIKIICLPFETFFENHFLLSMFSKLFSLAESKNITIVLPSGGNKNDKNSIRGIAALPNCITVSGINTHAGFKSYTYSSAGPLGKYEKPNLCAPCVDLTSLNSDTGFISERSGMKLYPKELKTPYVNYTGTSCAAAYVSGLLALLLEKNSNLSCKDIKSIVKTSCKLLKIPKWQQGSGIIDINCLLS; from the coding sequence ATGTTATCACTTAAAAACAAAATAGATCCTAATCTTGATGTCATGTTTTCAAAAAACAACTACAAAAACTTAAGGGTTATACTGCACTGCAAAAAATTTCAGGATAGAATACTATCAAAGCTTAAATCATATAAAAGCACAGTATTTTATTCTATAGAAGCTGCAAATTGCATTTGTGCAGATGTATCATCTACTTCAATAAAAAGGCTTATAGAATATCCAGAAGTAGATTATGTAACCCTTGATGATCTCTGCTTTATATGTGCTTCTCCTTCTTACTCAACTTATCCGTCTACTTTAAAGAACAATACAAATTTTTCAGGCAAAGGTATATGTATCGGAATAGTTGATACAGGAGTATATCCTCATTATGATCTTAAATATCCAATGCCTAAAATTGATGGTTTTGTGGATTTAATCAATAATTTAAATTACCCCTATGATGATAATGGTCATGGTACCTTTATAAGCGGACTCATATGTGGAAGTGGCAGAAGCTCAAAAGATGAACTAAAAGGAATTGCATATAATTCAAACTTATATATGATTAAAGCCTTTGAAAAAACAGGAAAAACTTATGTATCCTCTGTTTTGAAAGCACTTGAAATTCTTATAAGCGAAAGCAGTGAACATAATATAAAAATAATTTGTCTACCCTTTGAAACATTTTTTGAAAATCATTTTTTATTGTCTATGTTCTCCAAACTCTTTAGCCTAGCAGAAAGTAAGAATATAACTATAGTTTTACCTTCCGGTGGCAATAAAAATGATAAAAATTCTATACGAGGCATTGCTGCCTTACCAAATTGTATAACTGTTTCAGGTATAAATACTCATGCTGGCTTTAAATCTTACACCTATTCCTCTGCTGGCCCGCTTGGCAAATATGAAAAGCCAAATTTATGCGCTCCGTGTGTTGACTTAACTTCTCTTAACTCTGATACTGGATTCATATCGGAAAGAAGTGGCATGAAATTATATCCTAAGGAACTCAAAACACCTTACGTAAACTATACAGGTACTTCCTGCGCGGCTGCATATGTAAGCGGATTACTAGCACTTTTGCTTGAAAAAAATTCAAATTTATCCTGTAAAGATATAAAGTCTATTGTAAAAACTTCTTGCAAGCTGCTTAAAATACCAAAGTGGCAGCAAGGGTCAGGAATAATAGATATAAATTGTCTCTTAAGCTAA
- a CDS encoding FmdB family zinc ribbon protein — MPLIDYKCSKCGNQFFEIVSNSDEKAKCPECGSEDTKRIYKGKFYGKGGGNCTGHCATCGGCH; from the coding sequence GTGCCTTTAATAGATTATAAATGTTCAAAATGTGGAAATCAATTTTTTGAGATAGTTAGTAATTCTGATGAAAAAGCAAAATGCCCTGAATGCGGCAGTGAAGATACTAAGAGAATATATAAAGGAAAGTTTTATGGCAAAGGTGGAGGAAATTGTACTGGACACTGTGCTACCTGCGGCGGTTGCCACTAG
- a CDS encoding DMT family transporter, whose product MIGIICSIISGICMSLQGVFNTRLSEKIGLWETNAWVQGSALLVTLVVCFILGNGNFKLIGTANKLYLTGGILGAVIIYTVMKGVSTLGPTCSISIILVAQLLSAALIDVLGLFNTNKIAFGTTKIIGVVLMLAGIIVFKLKLN is encoded by the coding sequence ATGATTGGTATTATATGCTCTATAATATCCGGCATTTGCATGAGTCTTCAAGGAGTTTTCAATACAAGACTAAGTGAAAAAATAGGACTCTGGGAAACAAACGCATGGGTGCAAGGCTCTGCTCTTCTAGTTACCTTAGTTGTTTGTTTTATATTGGGGAATGGGAATTTCAAATTAATAGGAACTGCAAATAAACTTTATCTAACAGGCGGAATACTCGGAGCTGTTATTATCTACACCGTTATGAAAGGTGTATCAACTTTAGGTCCTACATGTTCTATCAGTATCATATTAGTTGCTCAACTTTTATCAGCAGCATTAATTGATGTTCTAGGTTTATTTAACACAAACAAAATTGCCTTTGGTACAACAAAAATTATAGGCGTTGTCCTAATGCTCGCAGGAATAATCGTATTTAAATTGAAATTGAATTAA
- a CDS encoding thioredoxin domain-containing protein, with product MSITSTTNRLANEKSPYLLQHAHNPVNWYSWSDEAFEKAKSENKPIFLSIGYSTCHWCHVMEKESFESNDVAKILNRSYISIKVDREERPDIDEIYMNVCTALTGSGGWPLTIIMSPEQKPFFAATYIPKNSRMGMQGLISILETIEMQWKNNKNKLLDLGTQIVSALNSRNKTLYKELSEEITHEAFSQFKYGFDEVYGGFGNSPKFPTPHNLIFLMRYSYTAKDKTALNMALKTLESMYKGGIYDHIGYGFSRYSTDEKWLVPHFEKMLYDNALLSYAYIEAFKITRNNKYKNIAEEIFTYVLRDMTSSEGGFYSAEDADSEGVEGKFYVWSLDEILNILGKEDGEKFSKYFNVTKSGNFEGKNILNLIGKPSEEISSEFLNTCRKKLFDYREKRIHPYKDDKILTSWNGLMIAALAYGGKAFKNDTYIMAAEKAANFILRNLIDNNERLLARYRHKEAGIKGYLSDYAFLIWGLIELYDATYNSEYINKAVQLNNDLIKYFWDEENKGLFIYGTDSETLISKPKDIYDGALPSGNSVSALNFIRLARITGNYDLETKCSEILNSFSDDIESFPVGYSFALLSALFLQKESNEITLVSNSNDSESAKFLDIINEKYNPLSTFIYYVKGDKTLESISSFVSNYNTVNNKPTVYICKNFSCKEPITDINILKNTL from the coding sequence ATGAGTATAACAAGTACAACTAATAGATTAGCTAATGAAAAATCTCCATATCTTTTACAGCATGCTCATAATCCTGTAAATTGGTATTCCTGGAGTGATGAAGCATTTGAGAAAGCAAAATCAGAAAACAAACCAATATTTTTATCCATAGGCTATAGTACCTGTCATTGGTGCCACGTTATGGAAAAGGAGAGTTTTGAAAGCAATGATGTAGCAAAAATTTTAAATAGAAGCTATATCTCAATTAAGGTAGATAGAGAAGAGAGACCTGATATTGATGAAATTTATATGAACGTCTGCACTGCACTTACAGGAAGCGGTGGATGGCCTTTAACAATAATAATGTCTCCTGAGCAAAAACCATTTTTTGCAGCCACTTATATTCCCAAGAATTCTAGGATGGGCATGCAAGGATTAATAAGCATTTTAGAAACCATAGAAATGCAGTGGAAAAATAATAAAAATAAGCTTTTAGATTTAGGTACCCAAATAGTATCTGCCCTGAACAGCAGAAACAAAACCTTGTATAAAGAGTTATCAGAAGAAATTACCCATGAAGCTTTTTCCCAATTTAAATATGGATTTGATGAAGTTTATGGAGGTTTCGGTAATTCTCCAAAATTTCCAACCCCACATAATTTAATATTTTTAATGAGATATTCATATACTGCAAAAGATAAAACCGCGCTTAACATGGCACTTAAAACACTGGAGTCAATGTATAAAGGCGGCATATATGATCATATTGGGTATGGTTTTAGCAGATACTCAACTGATGAGAAATGGCTTGTACCTCACTTTGAAAAAATGCTTTATGATAACGCCCTTTTGTCCTATGCATATATTGAAGCTTTTAAAATAACCAGAAACAATAAGTATAAAAACATTGCCGAGGAAATATTTACCTATGTGCTAAGAGATATGACATCAAGTGAAGGTGGATTTTACTCAGCCGAGGATGCAGATTCTGAAGGCGTTGAAGGTAAATTCTATGTATGGTCTCTCGATGAAATACTTAACATTTTGGGGAAAGAAGACGGAGAAAAATTTTCAAAGTACTTTAATGTAACTAAATCGGGCAACTTTGAAGGTAAAAATATATTAAATTTAATTGGAAAACCAAGTGAAGAAATTTCTAGTGAATTTTTAAACACATGTAGAAAAAAACTATTTGATTATAGAGAAAAAAGAATTCATCCTTACAAAGATGACAAAATACTTACTTCCTGGAATGGGCTAATGATTGCAGCTTTAGCATATGGTGGAAAAGCTTTTAAAAATGATACATATATTATGGCCGCAGAAAAAGCTGCAAATTTCATATTAAGAAACCTTATAGATAATAATGAAAGGCTCCTGGCAAGATACCGCCACAAAGAAGCTGGAATAAAAGGATATCTAAGTGATTATGCTTTTTTAATATGGGGATTAATAGAACTTTACGATGCAACCTACAATTCTGAATATATTAATAAAGCAGTTCAGCTAAATAATGATCTAATAAAATACTTTTGGGATGAAGAAAACAAAGGCTTATTTATTTACGGAACTGACAGTGAAACATTGATTTCAAAGCCTAAGGATATATACGATGGAGCATTACCATCTGGAAATTCTGTATCCGCACTGAATTTTATAAGACTTGCAAGAATCACAGGGAATTACGATTTAGAAACTAAGTGCAGCGAAATTCTTAATTCTTTCAGTGATGATATAGAAAGCTTTCCGGTCGGTTATTCATTTGCTCTACTTTCAGCACTATTTTTACAAAAGGAATCTAATGAAATTACACTTGTTTCTAATTCTAACGATAGTGAATCAGCAAAATTTCTAGATATAATAAATGAAAAATACAATCCCCTCTCCACATTTATCTACTATGTAAAGGGTGATAAAACTCTAGAAAGTATATCAAGCTTTGTTTCAAATTATAATACTGTAAATAATAAGCCAACAGTATATATATGTAAGAATTTTTCATGTAAAGAGCCAATTACAGATATAAATATTCTTAAAAATACGCTCTAA
- a CDS encoding dUTP diphosphatase yields the protein MDLNKLFHLQKNLDAKILEQNNLTNQNLSSQKILALQVKFGELANGTQCFSYWETKSPCKESTILDEYLSCLHFILSIGIDNDFTNFDLSSSYLSCNIIEQFLGLFIDINDFVICSSRDNYTTLFQDFINLGECLGFDDSEIEANFLEKNVLI from the coding sequence ATGGATTTAAATAAGCTTTTTCATTTACAAAAAAATTTAGATGCAAAAATATTAGAACAAAACAATCTAACTAATCAAAACTTATCTTCACAAAAAATTCTCGCACTTCAAGTAAAATTCGGTGAACTTGCAAACGGAACTCAATGTTTTAGCTACTGGGAAACTAAAAGTCCCTGTAAAGAAAGTACTATACTTGATGAATATTTAAGCTGTCTACATTTTATTCTAAGTATAGGTATTGACAATGACTTCACTAATTTTGATTTGTCATCTTCATACCTTTCTTGTAATATAATTGAACAATTTTTAGGATTGTTTATAGATATAAATGATTTCGTAATATGTTCATCTAGAGACAACTATACAACACTTTTTCAAGATTTTATTAACTTAGGCGAATGCCTTGGTTTTGACGATTCTGAAATTGAAGCTAACTTCTTAGAAAAGAATGTACTTATTTAG
- a CDS encoding 2'-5' RNA ligase, giving the protein MRYCLVASFTKDSYSHIENLQRNACKKYKLYKRISNLHVSLQMLEEPNLEKLDSIIKKELSCYKKFKVQVNKSHLTYNSPSKTVSLKVENRGYINRIVRNTNEKLHYGGFKFSMPYKDVNLFIPLANGNYQIKNILEHESNDIHDYNDEKDFSFLKIESFDLCKLVGHRKIHIIKKYPLRDF; this is encoded by the coding sequence ATGAGATATTGTTTAGTTGCTTCATTTACAAAAGATTCTTACTCGCATATTGAAAATCTTCAAAGGAATGCTTGCAAAAAATATAAATTATATAAGAGAATTTCAAACCTTCACGTTTCTTTGCAAATGCTCGAAGAGCCTAATCTGGAGAAATTAGATTCAATTATAAAAAAAGAACTTTCTTGTTATAAAAAATTTAAGGTACAAGTAAATAAATCACATTTAACATATAATTCCCCAAGTAAAACAGTTTCTTTGAAAGTAGAAAATAGAGGATACATAAATAGAATAGTACGAAATACAAATGAGAAGCTTCATTATGGAGGTTTTAAATTTTCTATGCCATATAAAGATGTTAATTTATTCATACCTCTTGCTAACGGAAATTATCAAATAAAAAACATTTTAGAGCATGAATCTAATGATATACATGATTATAATGATGAGAAAGATTTTTCATTTTTAAAAATTGAAAGCTTTGATTTGTGTAAATTAGTTGGTCATAGAAAAATACATATTATTAAAAAATATCCTTTAAGAGATTTCTGA
- a CDS encoding DUF1540 domain-containing protein — protein sequence MDHNSSIGCVVSECKFHCKDDDYCTLQNIKVVKNTNKAKTVEQTDCGSFQSEK from the coding sequence ATGGATCATAATTCAAGTATAGGCTGCGTTGTTTCGGAATGTAAATTTCATTGTAAAGATGATGATTATTGTACTTTACAAAATATAAAAGTAGTTAAAAATACTAATAAAGCTAAAACAGTGGAACAAACTGATTGTGGAAGCTTTCAATCAGAAAAATAG